The region CAAACGCGGAGCAATATACATTCATTCTTCTAAAACCGGACGCAAAATATCTGCGCTTGCTTTAGGCGAGGAAGTCGGCTTCAGCGTGCTTGCTTCGCATGAGGTTATGCCGCATGAAAAGCCATGCAAATGGGGATGCTCATTTAGCTCTGTAGTCGGATGCGGTGTCCCGCGTCTTCTCGAAGAGCGTGAAAAAGTAGCTGCTCTTAATTTGATTATGGGGCAGTACAGTAATGAAAAATGGGAAATTGAACCATCCACGACATCTGCCTTAGAAGTTGTTGAAATAATGATTACAACTGCTACTGCGAGAGTAGTGGACAGGGAATAAACTCTGACTGAGAATATTCCCCTCCATAAACAATGGCAGTAGCTTTGTTCAACCTGCCCATGCAAACTGACTTTCTTCTTCCATGCGAGCCTGACAGGATATGCAGAGGCGCGCAGTTGGGTTAGCTTTTATTCTGGCGATTCCAACTTCTTGCCCGCAA is a window of Desulfovibrio sp. UCD-KL4C DNA encoding:
- a CDS encoding pyridoxamine 5'-phosphate oxidase family protein yields the protein MPKELKPRKGFSSDEGVIEDVLRKGEVLHLALKDNNGVYSVPVNYGFKRGAIYIHSSKTGRKISALALGEEVGFSVLASHEVMPHEKPCKWGCSFSSVVGCGVPRLLEEREKVAALNLIMGQYSNEKWEIEPSTTSALEVVEIMITTATARVVDRE